The sequence TATGGCTTTGCCGGCATCGGCACCGGCGCGGCGATGGCCGGCCTGCGCCCGATCGTCGAGTTCATGACGTTCAACTTCGCCATGCAGGCGATCGACCACATCATCAACTCGGCCGCCAAGACCAATTATATGTCGGGTGGCCAGATGCGCTGCCCGATCGTGTTCCGCGGGCCGAACGGCGCCGCGGCCCGCGTCGGCGCGCAGCACAGCCAGAATTATGGGCCATGGTATGCGGCCGTGCCTGGCCTGATCGTGATCGCGCCTTATTCGGCGGCGGATGCCAAGGGCCTGCTCAAGGCGGCGATCCGCTCGAACGATCCGGTCGTGTTCCTCGAGAACGAGCTGCTCTACGGCCAGAGCTTCGACGTGCCGAAGCTCGACGATTACGTCCTGCCGATCGGCAAGGCGCGCGTCGTGAAGCCGGGCAGGGACGTGACCCTGGTCAGCTATTCGATCGGCGTCGGCGTCTCGCTGGAAGCCGCCAAGCAGCTGGCCGAAGAGGGCATCGACGCCGAGGTGATCGACCTGCGCACCTTGCGCCCGCTCGACAAGGCGACCGTGCTCGCGAGCCTCAACAAGACCAACCGCATGGTGGTGGTCGAGGAAGGCTGGCCGACCTGCTCGATCTCGTCCGAGATTGCGGCGATCGCGATGGAAGACGGCTTCGACGATCTCGACGCGCCGGTGCTGCGCGTCACCAATGTCGACGTGCCGCTGCCTTATGCCGCCAACCTCGAAGGCATGGCGCTGATCAAGGCCGAGCATGTCGTCGCTGCCGCGAAGAAGGTCTGCTATCGCTGAGCCATGTGGGGCGGATCTCCGCCCCACACGCTCGTCGTCCCGGCGCAGGCTGGGATCTCGTGCGGTACGCGAGGCGCTTCTCCTTGGGAGATCCCGGCGTTCGCTGGGATGACGTAAAGTGACTGACATCCTCGCCGATCCGGAACGGGCGCTGTCGGTGGCCTATGCGCCCACCCGCACTCGCCCCGCGCTCGCGACCTTGTTCCAGCTCGACGAGCGGCTGGGCACGATCGTCGGCACCACCAGCGAGGCGATGATCGGGCTGATGCGCCTCGCCTGGTGGCGCGAGGCGCTGGAGCGGCTCGATCGCGCGCCGGCGCCCGCCGAACCCCAGCTTCAGGCGATCGCGGCGCTTCTGCTTCCGGCCGGCTTGAGCGGCGCGACCCTGGCCGAAATCGAGGATGGCTGGACGGCGTTGCTCGACGGACCAGCCGACGCCGCAGCGATCGCCCGCCACGGTTGCGAGCGCGGCGCCAAGCTGTTCGCCTGTGCCGCCCGCCTGCTCGAATCGGACGATCCGCGCGTGGCGCCGGCCGGGCAGGGCTGGGCGCTTGCCGATCTGGCGCATCGCCATTCCGAGCCGGCGGTGCGTGACGAGGCGCGGCGGCAGGCGCGCGCACTGCTCGATCTGCTGCCCGCCGGTCG is a genomic window of Sphingomonas nostoxanthinifaciens containing:
- a CDS encoding pyruvate dehydrogenase complex E1 component subunit beta, whose amino-acid sequence is MPIELKMPALSPTMEEGTLSKWLVKEGDTVKSGDVLAEIETDKATMEFEAVDEGTVSKIVVAEGTDNVKVGAVIALILGEDEDASAAPAPKAEPVQQPSDQKTEPEGESRSETAPKRMETAARALVADVADTRDDPEVPEGTELVRTTVRDALRDAMAEEMRTNDRIFVMGEEVAEYQGAYKVTQGLLQEFGPKRVIDTPITEYGFAGIGTGAAMAGLRPIVEFMTFNFAMQAIDHIINSAAKTNYMSGGQMRCPIVFRGPNGAAARVGAQHSQNYGPWYAAVPGLIVIAPYSAADAKGLLKAAIRSNDPVVFLENELLYGQSFDVPKLDDYVLPIGKARVVKPGRDVTLVSYSIGVGVSLEAAKQLAEEGIDAEVIDLRTLRPLDKATVLASLNKTNRMVVVEEGWPTCSISSEIAAIAMEDGFDDLDAPVLRVTNVDVPLPYAANLEGMALIKAEHVVAAAKKVCYR
- a CDS encoding squalene/phytoene synthase family protein, translating into MTDILADPERALSVAYAPTRTRPALATLFQLDERLGTIVGTTSEAMIGLMRLAWWREALERLDRAPAPAEPQLQAIAALLLPAGLSGATLAEIEDGWTALLDGPADAAAIARHGCERGAKLFACAARLLESDDPRVAPAGQGWALADLAHRHSEPAVRDEARRQARALLDLLPAGRWPKALRPLAALAVLAQGDVATDAPRRQGSPARLARMLAMRLTGR